In Ruminiclostridium papyrosolvens DSM 2782, the following proteins share a genomic window:
- a CDS encoding methyl-accepting chemotaxis protein, which yields MKINIIGKRIKSFLSLAISAVVSTVKKLLKKRPIDKPGKAKGTIGNTFSGNSAFLRRFRIKNRLIMSFNLLLMVMLLVTGIFSYTSSTNTIDKNVKTYSLETIEQTGVVLNSQIKAMEGYINDIGMSTAVQKILSDYESGEQYDKLTKDRELASILGNKFTLVSDVLNCTFMYGDNYSKSQVYTGNNLEVNKEKAIKLAENKQKWAEIEVTDNGKVKPYMGIVGSVKSTLYGKEIAKVVVIPKVNFLADSYKDMDTGKDDNGKRFPILIVDSKGNIVSSRVEDKYPLNKSNDDSKKLADNITKALKAGDKSGHMDLKIDGSKSLITYTSIVGKDWYLASVVPYSYLNHEANSLRTKTIIIAIICFLIAIVLCNVIAKSVSKPLEKLTAAMKKAKEGDLTGLINDNENDEISDVCNNFNEMITNINKLVASVRGSSQGVLNSAQQIATASDTAYSSSEQVALTIEQIAKGSTDQAEEINESVSHMDKLAEGIVYVEEDVSKVTSIAHEISGLNKTATETIRELNTKSSHVSKTTSKVSDNINDLSSSMKEIQKILKMMVNISEQTNLLSLNAAIEAARAGEAGRGFAVVANEVKKLADQSKEFTGSINSIIADIEQKTNDTVQEVLKSNEVVSEQITAVNNTQELFKTVFSAMDEVIQNIERTEKSVANIMVSKEKVMESMENISAVAEESAATTEEISASTQEQMAAAEDLSNHAKNLNDLSDELRSQISKFKTE from the coding sequence ATGAAAATTAACATTATCGGTAAGAGAATCAAGTCATTTCTTTCTTTGGCTATATCGGCTGTGGTATCGACTGTAAAGAAATTGCTAAAGAAAAGGCCGATAGATAAACCAGGTAAAGCCAAAGGAACTATAGGTAACACGTTTTCGGGTAATTCTGCTTTTCTGAGAAGGTTCAGGATAAAGAATAGATTAATAATGTCCTTCAATTTACTTCTGATGGTTATGCTTTTAGTTACGGGTATATTTTCTTATACGAGCTCAACCAACACAATTGATAAAAATGTAAAAACTTATTCTTTAGAAACAATTGAACAGACAGGTGTAGTATTAAACAGTCAGATAAAAGCCATGGAAGGCTATATAAACGATATTGGTATGAGTACCGCAGTTCAAAAAATACTTAGCGACTATGAGTCAGGCGAACAATACGATAAGCTGACTAAAGACAGAGAATTAGCTTCAATTTTAGGTAATAAGTTCACCCTTGTTTCAGATGTATTAAACTGTACTTTTATGTATGGTGATAATTATTCTAAATCACAGGTATATACGGGTAACAACCTTGAAGTAAACAAAGAAAAAGCAATAAAACTGGCGGAAAATAAGCAGAAATGGGCTGAAATTGAAGTCACTGACAATGGAAAAGTCAAACCCTATATGGGTATTGTAGGTAGTGTGAAATCAACACTCTATGGCAAGGAGATTGCAAAGGTGGTTGTTATACCTAAGGTGAATTTTCTTGCAGACAGCTATAAAGATATGGACACCGGAAAAGATGACAATGGTAAGAGGTTTCCGATTTTAATAGTAGACTCAAAGGGGAATATCGTATCTTCAAGAGTGGAAGACAAGTATCCGTTAAACAAATCCAATGATGACTCCAAAAAACTGGCAGATAACATCACCAAGGCCTTAAAGGCCGGTGACAAGAGCGGACATATGGATTTGAAGATTGACGGAAGTAAAAGTTTGATTACATATACGTCAATAGTTGGTAAAGACTGGTATCTTGCATCAGTTGTACCTTATTCATACTTAAACCATGAAGCAAACAGCCTCAGAACCAAAACAATTATAATCGCAATTATTTGCTTCCTTATAGCTATAGTACTATGTAATGTAATAGCAAAAAGTGTATCCAAACCGTTGGAAAAGCTTACAGCTGCCATGAAGAAAGCAAAAGAAGGCGATTTGACAGGATTAATAAATGACAATGAAAACGACGAAATTTCTGATGTATGTAATAACTTTAATGAGATGATAACCAATATAAACAAGCTGGTAGCTAGTGTAAGGGGATCTTCGCAAGGAGTGCTCAATTCTGCGCAGCAGATAGCAACGGCCTCTGATACAGCCTATAGTTCTTCTGAACAGGTAGCCCTTACAATAGAGCAGATAGCAAAGGGTTCTACAGATCAGGCTGAAGAGATAAATGAAAGCGTAAGCCATATGGACAAACTTGCTGAAGGTATTGTATATGTTGAAGAGGATGTGTCCAAGGTTACATCAATTGCACATGAAATCAGCGGGTTGAACAAAACAGCGACGGAGACTATCAGAGAGCTTAACACTAAGTCAAGTCATGTAAGCAAAACTACGTCTAAAGTTTCTGATAACATTAATGATTTAAGTTCAAGTATGAAAGAAATACAAAAAATACTTAAAATGATGGTAAATATATCCGAGCAAACAAACCTTTTATCACTTAATGCTGCAATTGAAGCGGCGCGTGCAGGAGAGGCAGGCAGAGGCTTTGCAGTTGTAGCAAACGAAGTTAAGAAGCTGGCTGACCAGTCAAAAGAGTTTACCGGAAGTATCAACAGTATTATTGCTGATATTGAACAAAAAACAAATGATACTGTACAGGAAGTTCTTAAATCAAATGAGGTAGTAAGTGAACAGATAACTGCAGTAAATAATACTCAGGAATTGTTTAAAACTGTATTTAGTGCTATGGATGAAGTTATTCAAAATATTGAAAGAACTGAAAAATCAGTTGCGAATATAATGGTGTCTAAGGAAAAAGTAATGGAATCCATGGAGAATATTTCAGCTGTGGCTGAAGAATCAGCAGCTACCACTGAAGAAATCTCAGCCAGCACTCAAGAGCAGATGGCAGCGGCAGAGGATTTGTCAAATCATGCCAAGAACC
- a CDS encoding sigma-70 family RNA polymerase sigma factor, which yields MDKKILDLLKNKPEKGLEKLIDTYSGLVYTIIYNKLSQCFSIEDIEECVSSVFYEVYQNRSVIDLKKGTLKAYIAVLSKRRAIDLFRKNRKHVTNLVSLETQDLEDYTAEDEMDAETKDMLIRAIKALGEPDSEIFIRKYYLGQNSKEISGLMGIKQNTIDKRLSRGLSKLRTIVGNMEKPQEMEGK from the coding sequence TTGGATAAAAAAATACTGGATTTATTAAAAAACAAACCTGAAAAGGGTCTGGAGAAGCTCATTGACACTTATTCAGGTCTGGTTTATACAATTATATATAACAAGCTGAGTCAATGCTTTTCAATAGAGGACATAGAAGAATGTGTCAGCTCGGTTTTCTATGAGGTATATCAAAACAGAAGTGTAATAGACCTTAAAAAAGGAACCCTGAAGGCGTATATTGCTGTTCTTTCTAAACGCAGGGCAATAGATTTGTTTAGAAAAAATAGAAAGCATGTGACAAATCTTGTTTCGCTGGAAACACAAGATTTGGAAGATTATACTGCTGAAGATGAAATGGATGCCGAGACCAAAGATATGCTTATTCGAGCTATAAAGGCCTTGGGTGAACCTGATAGTGAAATATTTATCAGAAAATACTACCTTGGGCAGAATTCCAAGGAAATATCCGGACTGATGGGAATTAAACAAAATACAATAGACAAAAGACTGTCAAGAGGATTGTCCAAGCTAAGGACAATAGTGGGTAATATGGAAAAGCCCCAAGAAATGGAGGGAAAATAA